A single region of the Oleispira antarctica RB-8 genome encodes:
- the ach1 gene encoding acetyl-CoA hydrolase/transferase — MDVEILYQQKLTSPENACAVLRDKQNLILGMGVAMPPRLVEAVANIIKGDDFSVLNIYYMHGSQVLSETLLKPELSHKICPRPLFMSSHDRAALKCLPNRSLMEFVPATFHQVGRLLTEQIEPHCFMVTVSPMDKHGYFSLGTNADYGASVIRKAHHVVVEVNDNMPRTFGECSVHISEVDAIIEYHTPLTEIPSHPPSDIDIKIAHLIADRINDGDTLQMGVGGVPSAVLSLLKNHKDLGLHSELFCPAMVDLIRTGVINGKKKSWMQHKHIFTLALGDKAMYDFMDDNPSIVGYPASWVNNPSIIQKNHNMVSVNAAIEVDLSGQINAEQIAGQTFSGTGGQLDFVRGAYSSRGGRSFIALNATAKKGAVSRIVLRLDGGAVTDTRMDTHFVVTEYGCVDLKGLSLPQRAKALIGIAHPDFREALTQQAMESGCI, encoded by the coding sequence ATGGATGTCGAGATACTGTACCAACAGAAACTGACGAGCCCAGAGAACGCATGCGCTGTGCTAAGAGATAAGCAAAATCTTATTTTAGGTATGGGCGTAGCTATGCCGCCTCGGTTGGTTGAGGCGGTCGCGAATATTATTAAAGGAGACGACTTTTCAGTATTGAATATTTATTATATGCACGGCAGTCAGGTGCTGAGTGAAACACTATTAAAACCTGAGTTGTCTCACAAGATATGCCCTCGGCCTTTGTTTATGAGCAGTCATGATCGGGCGGCGTTGAAGTGCTTGCCTAATCGATCGTTGATGGAGTTTGTCCCTGCAACGTTTCATCAGGTAGGGCGCTTATTAACCGAGCAAATTGAACCGCATTGTTTTATGGTGACGGTATCGCCGATGGATAAACACGGTTATTTTAGCCTAGGGACTAATGCAGATTACGGTGCGAGTGTTATTCGCAAGGCGCACCATGTTGTGGTTGAGGTTAATGACAATATGCCACGGACTTTTGGTGAGTGTTCAGTTCACATATCGGAAGTCGACGCGATCATTGAATACCATACCCCGCTAACCGAAATACCATCTCATCCTCCTTCTGATATTGATATTAAAATTGCCCACTTAATTGCTGATCGTATTAACGATGGTGATACTTTGCAAATGGGAGTTGGGGGTGTGCCGAGTGCGGTATTGAGTCTTTTAAAAAACCATAAGGATTTAGGTTTGCACTCCGAACTATTCTGTCCCGCAATGGTGGACTTAATTCGTACTGGGGTGATTAACGGTAAGAAAAAAAGCTGGATGCAGCATAAGCATATTTTTACCCTCGCTCTGGGCGATAAGGCCATGTATGACTTTATGGATGATAATCCATCTATCGTAGGCTATCCGGCATCGTGGGTTAATAACCCCAGTATTATTCAGAAAAATCATAATATGGTATCGGTTAATGCGGCGATTGAGGTGGATTTATCCGGTCAAATAAATGCTGAGCAAATAGCCGGGCAGACTTTTTCTGGTACGGGTGGGCAATTGGATTTTGTGCGTGGGGCCTATTCATCACGGGGAGGTCGCTCATTTATTGCACTTAATGCAACAGCGAAAAAAGGCGCGGTTAGCCGTATTGTTTTGCGCTTAGACGGCGGTGCAGTAACCGATACTAGAATGGATACTCATTTTGTCGTTACGGAATATGGCTGTGTTGATTTGAAGGGACTTTCTTTGCCGCAGCGCGCCAAAGCCTTGATTGGTATTGCCCATCCTGATTTTAGGGAGGCATTAACCCAGCAAGCGATGGAGTCGGGTTGTATATAG